The following nucleotide sequence is from Saccharothrix texasensis.
TGGCTGGAGATCAGCACGGTGCGGCCCTCGTCGGCGAGCTGCCGCAGCAGGCCGCGGATCCACCGGACGCCGTCGAGGTCGAGCCCGTTGATCGGCTCGTCGAACATCAGCACGGCGGGGTCGCCGATCAACGCCGTCGCGATGCCCAGCCGCTGCCTCATGCCGAGCGAGTAGCCCTTGATCCGCCGGCGTGCCGCGCGACCGAGGCCCACCCGTTCGATCACCTCCTCCACCCGGCGGCGCGGGAGGCCGTTCGACCGGGCGGCCACGCGCAGGTGGGCGCGCCCGGTGCGGCCGGGGTGCGCCGCGCCGGGGTCGAGCAGCGCGCCGACCTCCCGGAGCGGCTCGGCGAACGCCGCGTACGGCCGCCCGTTCACCAGCGCCGTGCCGGAGGTCGGCCGGTCGAGGCCGAGCACGACCCGCATCGTGGTGGACTTGCCCGCGCCGTTCGGGCCGAGGAACCCGGTCACCTTGCCGGGCTCGACGGTGAAGCTCAGGTCGTCCACCGCGAGCACGTCGCCGTAACGCCTGGTCAGTCCGCGCACCTCGATCACCGGTCGCCCTCGTCCCCGGTCGGGGCGACGATGACGCCGTCCTCGTCGTCGTCCACCCATTCGAGCAGGTCGCCGGGCTGGCACTCCAGCACCCGGCACATGGCTTCCAGCGTGCTGAACCGCACCGCCTTCGCCCGCCCGTTCTTCAGCACCGCCACGTTCGACGGCGTGAGCCCGATCCGCTCGGCGAACTCGCCGACGCTCATCTTGCGCTTGGCCAACTCGACGTCGATGCGCACGATGATCGCCATCAGATCACCTGCTCCATGTCGGACCGCAGCGTGGTGGCCTGCCGCAGCAGCGCGCGCATCACCACCATCAGCAGCCCCACCACGGTGATGCCGATCGACATGAGGAACAGCACGAGCGGCACGCCGGGGTCGTCCGCGTTGAAGCCGACGTAGAGGAAGAAGCACTGGAACACGACCCACGCGGCGGCGATGGCCCACACGATCGCGTCCACCCACTTCAACGACGCCTCGCTGAAGATGCGGTCCTTCTCGACCAGGGTGAGCAGCTTCCAGATGGACACCACGACGACCTGCACGCACAGCACCCAGAACACCGACACGGCGGTCAGCGGCCACCTCAGGTGGGCC
It contains:
- a CDS encoding ABC transporter ATP-binding protein → MIEVRGLTRRYGDVLAVDDLSFTVEPGKVTGFLGPNGAGKSTTMRVVLGLDRPTSGTALVNGRPYAAFAEPLREVGALLDPGAAHPGRTGRAHLRVAARSNGLPRRRVEEVIERVGLGRAARRRIKGYSLGMRQRLGIATALIGDPAVLMFDEPINGLDLDGVRWIRGLLRQLADEGRTVLISSHLLGEMEQIADRLVVIGRGRLIADATTEQILSGLGHVQVRVLSPEPDHLLARLREHGFDAQRVDARELRVDGGTAEEVGGLAHALNVPLHHLSEVRQSLEDAYLELTNSSVEYHGREPVLTTEEAR
- a CDS encoding DUF2975 domain-containing protein, coding for MVTTHRAVVALRVFLVLMFGVLVLFQVMSLPGQFRHMAEESPDLAHLRWPLTAVSVFWVLCVQVVVVSIWKLLTLVEKDRIFSEASLKWVDAIVWAIAAAWVVFQCFFLYVGFNADDPGVPLVLFLMSIGITVVGLLMVVMRALLRQATTLRSDMEQVI
- a CDS encoding helix-turn-helix domain-containing protein, coding for MAIIVRIDVELAKRKMSVGEFAERIGLTPSNVAVLKNGRAKAVRFSTLEAMCRVLECQPGDLLEWVDDDEDGVIVAPTGDEGDR